A single window of Athene noctua chromosome 1, bAthNoc1.hap1.1, whole genome shotgun sequence DNA harbors:
- the CLIC5 gene encoding chloride intracellular channel protein 5 isoform X2: MTDSVPANGEGKDPEIELFVKAGIDGESIGNCPFSQRLFMILWLKGVVFNVTTVDLKRKPADLHNLAPGTHPPFLTFNGEVKTDVNKIEEFLEETLAPPKYPKLAAKHRESNTAGIDIFSKFSAYIKNTKQQDNAALERGLVKALKKLDDYLRTPLPEEIDANSTEEEKVSKRKFLDGDDLTLADCNLLPKLHVVKIVAKKYRNFEFPAEMTGLWRYLKNAYARDEFTNTCAADKEIEQAYADVAKRLSKS; this comes from the exons GCCGGTATAGATGGAGAAAGCATTGGGAACTGCCCATTCTCCCAGCGTCTCTTCATGATCCTGTGGCTCAAAGGAGTTGTGTTCAACGTCACCACTGTTGACCTGAAAAG aaAGCCAGCTGACCTACACAATTTGGCTCCTGGGACTCACCCACCTTTCTTGACTTTTAATGGAGAAGTCAAGACAGATGTTAACAAGATTGAGGAATTCTTGGAAGAGACTCTTGCACCTCCAAA GTACCCCAAGCTGGCTGCTAAGCACCGGGAATCAAACACTGCAGGAATTGATATATTTTCCAAATTTTCTGCATACATCAAAAATACTAAGCAACAGGATAATGCTG CCCTTGAAAGAGGTTTAGTGAAGGCTCTGAAGAAGCTGGATGACTATCTGAGAACCCCTCTGCCAGAGGAGATTGATGCAAACAgtactgaagaggaaaaagtgTCTAAACGCAAGTTTCTGGATGGAGATGACCTGACACTTGCTGACTGCAACCTTCTGCCCAAACTCCATGTTGTCAAG ATTGTTGCAAAGAAATACCGCAACTTTGAgttcccggcagagatgacagggctGTGGCGGTACCTGAAGAACGCGTATGCCAGGGATGAATTCACCAACACCTGTGCAGCAGACAAAGAAATTGAGCAAGCCTACGCAGATGTGGCCAAGCGGCTCAGCAAGTCCTAA